Proteins encoded in a region of the Nitrospira sp. genome:
- a CDS encoding MFS transporter, with protein sequence MKTYLLHCAGMGVSSQTIVYQWVNSLGAKRDELVPLAWAFTYFFCLLCGYSILRPVRDEMAIEGGLKHLPWMMTGTFLTMLAATPLFGWLSARCSRHRLLLTVYAFFITNLLAFYALMTSHLYPEWVARGFFVWLSVFNLFIVSVFWSFMDDLFTPEQGARLFGVIAAGGSSGALLGPLFTTGLTLVFPIPVLMVASSLFLGACIGCVYRLERWGRERSEHHRPQEGEPLHGSFLAGVRLTFSSPYLLGICGYLTLLTMTATFLYLEQTRLVSEYLDRPEARTRLFSTLDFTTSLLTWLTQVFMTRRLIGRFGLVAALLSLPAISLVGFLGIALWPSLAIYVVFSVLRRVGEYALSKPAREVLFTVVSREEKYKAKNFIDTAISRGGDASTAWLVTAVKAFGATPTHIAWALVPLMGLWAWLATVLARQEKRRSAGPLP encoded by the coding sequence GTGAAAACATACCTGCTACACTGCGCAGGGATGGGCGTATCGAGTCAAACGATAGTGTATCAATGGGTGAACTCCTTAGGCGCGAAACGGGACGAGCTTGTTCCGTTAGCCTGGGCGTTCACGTACTTTTTCTGTCTCCTGTGCGGCTACTCCATTCTCCGCCCGGTGCGCGACGAAATGGCCATCGAAGGAGGATTGAAACATCTCCCCTGGATGATGACCGGGACATTCCTCACCATGCTCGCCGCCACGCCGTTGTTCGGGTGGCTCTCGGCGCGATGCTCGCGCCACCGGCTGCTGCTGACCGTCTATGCCTTCTTCATCACGAATCTGTTGGCCTTCTATGCGTTGATGACGAGCCATCTGTATCCGGAGTGGGTGGCTCGTGGGTTTTTTGTCTGGCTGTCGGTGTTCAATCTGTTCATCGTGTCGGTCTTCTGGAGTTTCATGGACGATCTGTTTACACCGGAGCAGGGGGCACGGCTGTTCGGCGTGATTGCGGCCGGGGGAAGCAGTGGCGCGTTGCTCGGCCCGCTCTTCACCACGGGCCTCACGTTAGTCTTCCCGATTCCGGTGCTGATGGTGGCATCGAGCCTGTTTTTAGGCGCCTGCATCGGATGCGTGTACCGATTGGAGCGATGGGGGCGCGAACGGTCCGAACACCATCGGCCTCAGGAGGGTGAACCTCTCCATGGGAGCTTTCTCGCGGGAGTTCGTCTGACCTTCTCCTCGCCCTATCTGCTTGGGATCTGCGGCTATCTGACTCTCCTGACCATGACCGCCACGTTTCTGTATCTCGAGCAGACCCGCTTGGTCTCAGAATACCTCGACCGACCGGAGGCCCGTACTCGGCTCTTTTCCACCTTGGACTTCACGACAAGCCTCCTGACTTGGCTCACGCAGGTATTCATGACCAGAAGACTCATCGGCCGGTTCGGTCTCGTGGCGGCGTTACTGTCCTTGCCGGCGATCAGTTTGGTGGGATTTCTGGGGATCGCCTTGTGGCCGAGCCTGGCGATCTATGTTGTCTTTTCCGTGTTGCGGAGGGTGGGGGAATACGCGCTGTCCAAACCGGCACGGGAGGTTCTGTTCACGGTCGTCAGCCGAGAAGAAAAATACAAGGCTAAGAACTTCATCGATACGGCCATCTCGCGTGGTGGCGACGCGTCGACCGCCTGGCTCGTGACTGCGGTGAAGGCCTTCGGTGCCACGCCCACGCACATTGCCTGGGCCTTGGTTCCGTTGATGGGGCTGTGGGCTTGGCTGGCCACGGTACTGGCCAGACAAGAAAAGCGCCGGTCGGCAGGTCCGTTACCCTAG
- a CDS encoding glutamate-5-semialdehyde dehydrogenase, with product MAIEVPVKLYLDKLLKECRNVAVGLALLPGPVKSRALHAVADRVAADEAVILVENAKDVEAVGKSFEKADTKDRMKAAVSRVRMTADHIKEIVERLHVIADLPDPVGAVTSRRERPDGLQVSRVRVPIGVIGVISERSPLVTVEAIALCLKSGNLCVFRGAPEWKLTHQAIDARFRESTAESGIPTGAWVLIDRQEKEVALDLIRSGKHLDAIIVRGGAGLRKTVAEQARVPVLCDDGGLTLLYVDEDPDMSVAQNLVINSKVQQAGASNALDTLLVQQVVGRQFLPPLINRLLDQFKVEVHACPKTVALMGQMAMTGHTAIIPATDADWQTQFSGPILAVKMVEDLDEALAHIRMHGPCLTAGIATTRYESAMRFTREVDAGAVLVNASTRLHAGDSFGMGSAVGLSVGKLHAKGPIGLEQLTCEKYVAFGAGQLRLPHPVPETYFDAIMLKRP from the coding sequence ATGGCGATTGAAGTTCCGGTCAAGTTATACCTCGATAAGCTATTGAAGGAGTGCAGGAACGTAGCGGTCGGGCTTGCTCTGCTTCCAGGTCCCGTGAAGTCGAGGGCGCTGCATGCCGTTGCCGACCGAGTGGCTGCGGACGAAGCTGTCATTCTCGTGGAAAACGCCAAAGATGTCGAGGCGGTGGGAAAGTCCTTTGAGAAGGCGGACACGAAAGATCGGATGAAGGCCGCCGTCTCTCGCGTGCGCATGACGGCGGACCACATCAAGGAGATCGTGGAACGACTTCACGTCATTGCCGATCTGCCGGACCCTGTCGGCGCTGTGACGTCGCGACGGGAACGTCCGGATGGGTTGCAAGTCTCCCGGGTGAGGGTGCCGATCGGAGTGATCGGCGTGATCTCAGAACGGAGCCCGCTCGTCACAGTGGAAGCGATCGCCCTCTGTCTGAAATCGGGCAACCTCTGCGTGTTTCGCGGGGCTCCGGAATGGAAGTTGACGCATCAGGCGATTGATGCACGATTTCGCGAGTCGACAGCGGAAAGCGGCATACCCACTGGAGCCTGGGTGCTCATCGATCGCCAAGAGAAAGAAGTCGCGCTCGATCTGATTCGCTCGGGAAAACACCTCGACGCGATCATCGTACGTGGCGGAGCTGGCTTACGAAAGACGGTTGCGGAGCAAGCCAGGGTGCCGGTTCTCTGCGATGACGGGGGCCTCACGCTCCTTTACGTCGATGAAGACCCCGACATGTCCGTCGCGCAAAACCTGGTGATCAACTCGAAGGTGCAGCAGGCGGGAGCCTCCAACGCGCTTGATACCCTGCTGGTGCAGCAGGTCGTGGGACGGCAATTCTTGCCGCCGTTGATCAACCGCCTGTTGGACCAATTTAAGGTGGAAGTGCATGCCTGCCCTAAGACGGTCGCGCTCATGGGGCAAATGGCGATGACGGGACATACCGCGATCATTCCGGCGACGGATGCGGATTGGCAGACTCAGTTCTCCGGGCCGATCCTGGCAGTCAAAATGGTCGAAGACCTTGATGAAGCGCTGGCCCATATCAGAATGCATGGTCCCTGCCTCACCGCCGGGATCGCCACCACGCGCTACGAATCCGCCATGCGATTCACCAGGGAAGTCGATGCCGGTGCGGTGCTGGTGAACGCATCCACCAGGCTCCATGCCGGCGATAGTTTCGGGATGGGGAGCGCCGTGGGGCTGAGCGTGGGGAAACTGCATGCGAAGGGTCCGATCGGTCTGGAGCAGCTGACCTGTGAGAAGTACGTGGCGTTCGGGGCAGGGCAGCTTCGGCTCCCGCATCCGGTGCCGGAGACGTACTTTGATGCCATCATGTTGAAGAGGCCGTAG
- a CDS encoding GntG family PLP-dependent aldolase: MIDLRSDTVTKPTDDMRKAMARAEVGDDVYGEDPSVNRLQEMTATMLGKRFALFVPSGTMANQLAIRSQTQPGQEIIVESKSHVVRYEQGAAGALAGVQLHWVAGERGVMTAEQVEAAIRPNDPHSITTALICIENTHNAGGGTIYPLSTIEKIRALAVRHGIPMHLDGARLFNAVAATTLPPTAYAQHFETVSLCLSKGLGAPVGSLLISNDQRLIDRARRFRRMYGGAMRQAGILAAAGIYALERHVARLKTDHDHAKKLARLLQQIPAIQIAPQHVETNIVIFDILDEQRSPTQLVAALKEQGVLINAVGGQSYRAVTHLQITDKQIDEAAAVFAKVLTR, encoded by the coding sequence ATGATCGACCTTCGTAGCGACACCGTGACCAAACCCACAGACGACATGCGGAAAGCCATGGCGCGCGCCGAGGTCGGCGATGACGTCTATGGCGAAGACCCGAGCGTCAATCGCCTCCAAGAAATGACGGCTACCATGCTCGGCAAGCGGTTTGCCCTCTTCGTCCCCTCCGGCACCATGGCCAATCAGCTGGCGATCCGGTCGCAGACCCAGCCGGGACAAGAGATCATCGTCGAGAGCAAGAGTCATGTCGTTCGCTATGAACAGGGAGCAGCCGGGGCGCTGGCCGGCGTGCAACTTCATTGGGTGGCTGGTGAGCGTGGGGTCATGACCGCCGAGCAGGTGGAAGCCGCCATCAGGCCGAATGATCCGCACAGCATCACGACGGCCTTGATCTGCATCGAGAACACGCACAATGCCGGAGGCGGCACGATTTATCCGCTCTCTACGATCGAAAAAATCCGAGCCCTCGCCGTGAGACATGGAATTCCCATGCACCTCGACGGGGCCAGGCTCTTCAACGCCGTGGCCGCCACCACCTTGCCTCCGACGGCGTATGCCCAGCACTTCGAAACCGTCTCCCTCTGTCTCTCGAAGGGGCTGGGAGCCCCCGTCGGATCATTGCTGATCTCCAACGACCAGCGACTCATCGATCGCGCACGGCGCTTCCGCCGCATGTACGGAGGCGCGATGCGCCAAGCGGGCATTCTGGCCGCAGCCGGCATTTATGCCTTGGAGCGGCATGTCGCTCGACTCAAGACCGACCATGACCATGCGAAAAAACTTGCTCGCCTGCTGCAGCAAATTCCTGCAATCCAGATTGCGCCGCAGCACGTCGAAACGAATATCGTCATCTTCGACATCCTCGACGAGCAGCGCTCTCCGACCCAACTGGTGGCCGCGCTCAAAGAGCAGGGCGTACTCATCAACGCCGTCGGAGGACAGAGCTATCGAGCGGTGACACATCTGCAGATCACGGACAAGCAGATCGACGAAGCCGCGGCCGTCTTTGCCAAGGTCCTCACACGTTGA
- a CDS encoding SUMF1/EgtB/PvdO family nonheme iron enzyme, translating into MPTGDFNVFLSYHWRDHAQVEALARRLREEELTVFLDRWYLTPGQSWPKELEVTLARCRAVAVCIGQGEMGPWQQREQYLALERQAAAERSGRTFPVIPVLLPGAEPPLGFLSQNTWVDFRTRVDDPVLLATLVSAIHGQPPGPDAQETVRETLATICPYRGLLYFREEDAPFFFGREAAITQLVHAVQQHNLVAVVGASGSGKSSVVRAGLVPELRKARDRNYEIVTIVPTDRPLRALAAVLMPFLEPDMKETDRLIETNKLAEALLSRTLALRDIVDRVLAKQPGTDRLLLIADQWEELFTLCKGDAARRCFIDNILDASATTKLSALLTLRGDFFGRAITEYRPLSDRVQGAQVNLAPMQRDELRRAIEEPAKNVGLTFEAGLVDLMLEQASDEPGHLPLLEFVLRQLWEHQRGGELHHEAYRAMGQLEGAIAAKAESIFGSLSVQDQQRVQQIFLRLVRPGEGEADTRRRATSSELGKEVQSLVKKLADERLVVTSRLAGSEEDTVEVSHEALVRHWSHLKGWVDADRQFLGWQQRLNAMRKEWEASQRSADLLLRGLPLREAVDWLMKKSEYFSPDERQFVTASMNRRTKGRLALASIAGFVLMAIGMTVWFWGYSRDQALLKVQALFVSIHLAPDMQPVAAGSFRQGDTQGRGSKDEKPVHKVEMKSFAMGKFEVTFDEYDHFALATGRLFPGDQGWGRGKRPVINVSWDEAKAYAAWLSKETGKRYRLPSESEWEYAARSEGKDDLWAGTSSEAELKEYAVYAASSENRTAPVGPDQGRKPNAIGLYDMSGNVYEWVEDCVHGDYEGAPTDGTAWLETDGGNCQGRVVRGGSWGDEPLNLRVSNRGRNTTGSRYSDIGFRLVQDIP; encoded by the coding sequence ATGCCCACTGGCGACTTCAATGTATTTCTGAGCTATCACTGGCGTGACCATGCCCAGGTGGAAGCGCTGGCACGACGGTTACGCGAGGAGGAGCTCACCGTCTTTCTCGACCGGTGGTATCTGACGCCGGGGCAGTCCTGGCCGAAAGAATTGGAAGTGACCCTGGCGCGCTGTCGAGCGGTGGCCGTCTGTATCGGGCAAGGCGAGATGGGGCCATGGCAGCAGCGGGAGCAGTATCTTGCGCTGGAGCGCCAGGCAGCGGCTGAGCGGAGTGGCCGAACGTTTCCTGTCATCCCGGTCTTACTGCCAGGCGCGGAACCGCCGCTCGGGTTTTTGAGTCAAAACACCTGGGTTGATTTCCGGACTCGTGTCGACGATCCTGTTCTGCTCGCGACGCTGGTCAGCGCGATCCATGGTCAGCCGCCAGGTCCGGACGCGCAGGAGACAGTCCGCGAGACGCTCGCCACCATTTGTCCTTACCGCGGCCTGCTCTACTTTCGAGAAGAAGATGCGCCGTTCTTCTTTGGGCGTGAGGCGGCCATCACCCAGCTCGTTCATGCTGTTCAGCAGCACAATCTCGTGGCGGTGGTTGGAGCGTCGGGTAGTGGAAAGTCGTCGGTCGTGAGGGCCGGCCTTGTGCCGGAACTACGGAAGGCTCGTGATCGTAACTACGAGATCGTGACGATTGTTCCGACCGATCGTCCACTCCGTGCGCTCGCAGCGGTACTCATGCCGTTTCTTGAACCGGACATGAAAGAAACCGATCGGTTGATTGAAACGAACAAATTGGCCGAGGCCCTGCTCAGTCGAACGCTCGCTCTCCGCGATATCGTCGATCGCGTGCTTGCCAAGCAGCCGGGCACGGATCGCCTGCTCCTCATTGCCGATCAGTGGGAGGAACTGTTCACGCTCTGTAAAGGCGATGCAGCCAGACGGTGCTTCATCGACAACATTCTCGATGCCTCGGCGACCACAAAACTGAGTGCGCTGCTCACCCTGCGTGGAGACTTTTTCGGCCGGGCCATTACCGAATACCGGCCATTGTCCGACCGAGTGCAAGGCGCCCAGGTGAATCTTGCGCCAATGCAGCGGGACGAATTGCGCCGGGCCATCGAGGAGCCTGCGAAGAACGTCGGGCTCACGTTTGAAGCGGGACTCGTCGATCTCATGTTGGAGCAAGCCAGCGACGAACCAGGCCATTTGCCGTTGCTCGAATTCGTGCTGCGCCAGCTGTGGGAACACCAGCGTGGTGGAGAACTCCATCATGAGGCCTATCGTGCGATGGGCCAGCTCGAAGGGGCCATCGCGGCGAAGGCTGAATCGATCTTTGGCAGCTTGAGCGTGCAGGATCAGCAACGGGTGCAACAGATCTTCCTCCGCCTCGTTCGGCCAGGAGAAGGCGAGGCGGATACCAGGCGACGCGCGACGTCGAGTGAACTGGGAAAAGAGGTGCAGAGCCTCGTAAAAAAACTGGCTGATGAGCGACTCGTCGTGACATCGCGTCTCGCCGGTAGTGAGGAGGATACTGTCGAGGTATCGCACGAAGCGCTGGTCCGGCATTGGTCCCACCTCAAAGGCTGGGTCGACGCGGACCGCCAGTTCTTGGGCTGGCAGCAGCGGCTGAACGCGATGAGGAAAGAGTGGGAAGCGAGCCAACGGAGCGCGGACCTGCTCCTCCGCGGACTGCCTCTGCGTGAAGCCGTGGACTGGTTGATGAAAAAGTCAGAGTATTTCTCCCCGGATGAGCGCCAGTTCGTCACGGCCAGCATGAATCGGAGGACGAAGGGCCGCCTGGCCCTTGCCTCCATTGCGGGGTTCGTCCTCATGGCGATTGGTATGACAGTCTGGTTCTGGGGATATAGTCGCGACCAGGCCCTGCTCAAAGTGCAGGCGCTGTTTGTCAGCATTCACCTGGCGCCTGACATGCAGCCGGTCGCCGCCGGAAGCTTTCGGCAAGGGGACACCCAAGGCAGAGGTTCGAAGGATGAAAAGCCTGTGCACAAGGTCGAGATGAAGTCATTCGCCATGGGGAAATTTGAGGTCACGTTCGATGAATACGATCACTTTGCCCTCGCGACGGGTCGGCTGTTCCCTGGAGATCAGGGGTGGGGGCGTGGCAAGAGGCCAGTGATCAATGTGTCGTGGGACGAGGCGAAAGCGTACGCTGCATGGTTGTCCAAAGAGACGGGCAAGCGCTACCGACTTCCCTCAGAATCGGAATGGGAATATGCGGCGCGAAGTGAAGGAAAGGATGATCTCTGGGCAGGGACTTCCAGTGAGGCAGAGTTGAAGGAGTACGCTGTGTACGCCGCGAGTTCTGAAAATCGCACCGCCCCCGTCGGCCCTGACCAAGGAAGGAAACCCAATGCGATCGGACTGTACGACATGAGCGGGAATGTGTATGAATGGGTTGAGGACTGCGTGCACGGCGATTATGAAGGGGCACCGACTGATGGTACAGCCTGGTTAGAAACGGACGGTGGGAATTGCCAAGGGCGGGTGGTCCGTGGTGGTTCCTGGGGCGACGAACCGCTGAACCTCCGTGTATCGAACCGGGGCAGGAACACGACCGGCTCCCGGTACAGCGACATTGGCTTCCGTCTTGTTCAGGACATTCCCTAA